One genomic window of Chelonoidis abingdonii isolate Lonesome George chromosome 5, CheloAbing_2.0, whole genome shotgun sequence includes the following:
- the LOC142046871 gene encoding protein NOXP20-like, producing the protein MSDSSDAIPTEGKPEVMAMLSSDVLANDAAEHSETAGILHGSSQDEQRQVSHNTSNGHEGDMIISENPLTAEVIAYQPSSGEVTENIPTDCSESVSLNPEPASEMIPNEQSSPDLDSSPKGSGWGAWGSWGKSLLSTASATVVLNPA; encoded by the exons atgtctgACTCAAGTGATGCAATACCCACTGAAGGAAAACCTGAAGTAATGGCAATGCTTAGCAGTGATGTGTTGGCTAATGATGCAGCAGAACACAGTGAAACAGCTGGGATCTTGCATGGGTCTTCCCAAGATGAACAGAGACAAGTTTCTCATAATACTAGTAATGGACACGAAGGGGACATGATTATCAGTGAAAATCCTTTGACTGCAGAAGTAATTGCATATCAGCCTTCCAGTGGAGAGGTGACTGAAAACATACCTACTGACTGCAGTGAGTCTGTGAGCCTTAATCCTGAACCCGCGTCAGAAATGATACCAAATGAACAAAGCAGTCCA GATTTGGACTCCTCTCCTAAAGGAAGTGGATGGGGAGCTTGGGGATCGTGGGGCAAATCTCTGCTGTCAACAGCCTCTGCCACAGTTG